AGGCAATGTTTCTTTCCCTTGAACACCGTGACGATGACATCAATTTTACGCTGGAGGTTGTGCATAAAATCGCTACTCAGCGAGATTTCTTTTCTGCTTGAATTGTTCTTCTCGGTGGATAGGAAATATTTTTCGCCTATGGTTCGACTTTTACGTCCTTCCAGAATGCGATATATCCCGCGATTTGCTGGGCTGCTTCTCTAGGATGTGGATAGTACCAGGCTGCATTTTCGCTCACGGCGTTGCCTACTTTGACGTGGTAGTAACTCGCTTCTCCTTTCCAGGGGCAAACCGTTTTGTGGTCACTGGGTACGAGGTATTCCTGCTTCACGGCTGCAGGAGG
This window of the Atribacterota bacterium genome carries:
- a CDS encoding DUF427 domain-containing protein, which codes for MPRAIYQGTVIAESNQTILLEGNHYFPPAAVKQEYLVPSDHKTVCPWKGEASYYHVKVGNAVSENAAWYYPHPREAAQQIAGYIAFWKDVKVEP